The Aphelocoma coerulescens isolate FSJ_1873_10779 unplaced genomic scaffold, UR_Acoe_1.0 HiC_scaffold_452, whole genome shotgun sequence genome includes the window CCCCCCTTTGGGGCCCTGCTGACCTCGCTGTGCTCCGGAGGTTGGTGGGGGATgggtaaagggaaaaaaaccccaaaaaacctcaaaaaacaaaacaaaacaaaaaaaacaaaaaaacaaaaaacaaaaaaaccctcaaaaaaccaccaaaaaatcccaaaaaaaccccaaaaatccctaaaaaacctcaaaaaaatccccaaaaaatccccaaaaaaccacaaaaaatccctaaaaaaccacaaaaaaatcccccaaaaaaaccaaaaaatctacaaaaaaaaccccaacaaatcctaaaaaaaacccaaaaaaacctcaaaaaaacccccaaaaaaccccaaaaaaaccaaaaaaaaccaaaaaacccctaaaaaaaccctaaaaatccaccaaaaaaacccaaaaaaccctaaaaatccaccaaaaaaaacccaaaaaacccctaaaaatcccaaaaaaacctcaaaaaaatctcaaaaaaacacctaaaaatccacaaaaaaaacccaaaaaaccctcaaaaaaaaccccccaaaaaaccaaaaaaaccccaaaaaccccaaaaaaaccccaaaaccccccaaccccccctatGGGCCCTGCTGACCTCGCTGTGCTCCCGGAGGTTGGTGGGGGATgggtagagggaaaaaaaacccaaaaaaccctagaaaacctcaaaaaaaccccaaaaaaaaaaaaaaaaaacgaaaaaaaacccttaaaaacccccaaaaaatcctaaaaaaaaaaaccaaaaaacctcaaaaaaacccctaaaagacccaaaaaaaccccccccaaaaaaccccaaaaaatccctaaaaaacctcaaaaaaatccaaaaaaaacccctaaaaatccacaaaaaaaccccaaaaaatcctaaaaaaacccaaaaaaacctcacaaaacaacacaacccccccaaaaaccccccacaaaaCCCTAcaaatccacaaaaaaacccaaaaaaccacaaaaaatccctaaaaaacctcaaaaaaaatcccaaaaaaaccctaaaaatccaccaaaaacccccccccccaaaaaaatcccaaaaaaaccacaaaaaaccaccaaaaaaccctaaaaaaaccctaaaaatccacaaaaaaacccaaaaaaaccacaaaaatccctaaaaaacctcaaaaaaatccccaaaaaaaccctacaatccacaaaaaaaaccccaaaaaatcctaaaaaaacccaaaaaaacctcaaaaaaccccaaaaaatcctaaaaaaaccaaaaaagcctcaaaaaaccaccaaaaaaacccaaaaaaaccctaaaaaaacccctaaaaatccacaaaaaaacccccaaaaaacctcaaaaaaatccccaaaaaaccctaaaaatccaaaaaaacccccaaaaaacctcaaaaaaaaccctaaaaaaaccctaaaaaaaaccctaaaaatccacaaaaaaatcccagaaaaccctcaaaaaaatccaaaaaaaccccaaaaaaaaccctaaaaaaccccaaaaaaaccctaaaaaacctcaaaaaaatccccaaaaaatccaaaaaaaatccctaaaaaccctcaaaaaaaaccctaaaaaaccccaaaaccccaaaaaaaccccaaaccccccaaccccccctatGGGGCCCTGCTGACCTCGCTGTGCTCCCGGAGGTTGGTGGGGGATgggtagagggaaaaaaaaacccaaaaaaccctagaaaacctcaaaaaaaacccaaaaaacccaaaaaaaaacgaaaaaaaaccccttaaaaccccccaaaaaatcctaaaaaaaaaacccaaaaaacctcaaaaaaaacccctaaaagacccaaaaaaaaccccccaaaaaaccccaaaaaatccctaaaaaacctcaaaaaaatccaaaaaaccccctaaaaatccacaaaaaaaaccccaaaaaatcctaaaaaaacccaaaaaaacctcaaaaaaacacaaaaaaaccccccaaaaaacccccaaaaaaaccctaaaaatccacaaaaaaacccaaaaaacccacaaaaaatccctaaaaaacctcaaaaaaatcccaaaaaaaccctaaaaatccacaaaaaaaccccccaaaaaatcccaaaaaaaccacaaaaaaccaccaaaaaaaccctaaaaaaaccctaaaaatccacaaaaaaccccaaaaaaaccacaaaaaatccctaaaaaacctcaaaaaaatccccaaaaaaaccctaaaaacccacaaaaaaaaccccaaaaaatcctaaaaaaacccaaaaaaacctcaaaaaaccccaaaaaatcctaaaaaaacccaaaaaagcctcaaaaaaccaccaaaaaaaaccccaaaaaaaccctaaaaaaacccctaaaaatccacaaaaaaacccccaaaaaacctcaaaaaaaccctaaaaaaaacctaaaaaaaccctaaaaatccacaaaaaaatcccagaaaaccctcaaaaaaatccaaaaaaaccccaaaaaaaaccctaaaaaaccccaaaaaaaccctaaaaaacctcaaaaaaatccccaaaaaatcaaaaaaaaatccctaaaaaccctcaaaaaaaaccctaaaaaaccccaaaaaccccaaaaaaaccccaaaccccccaaccccccctatGGGGCCCTGCTGACCTCGCTGTGCTCCCGGAGGTTGGTGGGGGATgggtagagggaaaaaaaaaacaaaaaaccctagaaaacctcaaaaaaaccccaaaaaaaccaaaaaaaaaccaaaaaaaaaccttaaaaactcccaaaaaatcctaaaaaaaccccaaaaaatccctaaaaaacctcaaaaaaatccccaaaaaatccccaaaaaaccacaaaaaatccctaaaaaaccacaaaaaaatcccaaaaaaacccaaaaaaaccctaaaaaaccccaaaaagaccccaaaaaaaaccaaaaaatccaccaaaaaaaccccaaaaaaccccaaaaaaatcctaaaaaaaaccccaaaaacctcaaaaaaccccaaaaagaccccaaaaaacaaaaaaaaaacccccaaaaaaacccttaaaaacccccaaaaatcctaaaaaaacctcaaaaaaaccctaaaaaaaccacaaaaatccacaaaaaaaaccccaaaaaaccccctaaaaatcccaaaagaacctcaaaaaatccacaaaaaaaccccaaaaaaccctcaaaaaaaaccctaaaaaaacccaaaaaatcccaaaaaaacccaaaaaaacctcaaaaaaatcccaaaaaaatccgaaaaaaaacccaaaaacccccaaaaaaaccccaaaaccccccaaaaccccccaaccccccctagGGGCCCTGCTGACCTCGCTGTGCTCCCGGAGGTTGGTGGGGGATgggtagagggaaaaaaaacccaaaaaacctcaaaaaaacaaaacaaaacaaaacaaaaaaacaaaaaaaacaaaaaaaccctcaaaaaaccaccaaaaaatcccaaaaaaaccccaaaaaatccctaaaaaaactcaaaaaaatccccaaaaaatccccaaaaaaccacaaaaaatccctaaaaaaccacaaaaaaatccccaaaaaaaaccaaaaaatctacaaaaaaccccccaaaaatcctaagaaaaaccaaaaaaaactcaaaaaaaaccccaaaaaaaccctaaaaaaccctaaaaaacccctaaaaatccacaaaaaacctccaaaaaatccccaaaaaacccccaaaaaacctcaaaaaaacactaaaaaaaccctaaaaaaaccctaaaaaaaccctaaaaatccacaaaaaaatcccagaaaaccgtcaaaaaaatccaaaaaaacccctaaaaatccctaaaaaaaaaccccaaaaaccacaaaaaaacccaaaaaaatccccaaaaaatcccaaaaaacctcaaaaaaatccccaaaaaatccaaaaaaaatccctaaaaaccctaaaaaaaaaacctaaaaaaccccaaaaaccccaaaaccccccaaccccccctatGGGCCCTGCTGACCTCGCTGTGCTCCCGGAGGTTGGTGGGGGATGGGTAGAGGGCCGCCCCCTGCGGCAGCAGCCGGTTCCGGCCCCGGTGCTTCGGGACCCTCACGAGGTCCCCGCGATTCCCCAAACCTGGGAACGATCCCAAAAATCAGCTGGGAAGGGCGGGGGGGGCataaaggggaggggggggggtgtgggggatgggaattgggggcggggggggggggtgaaggaattttgtgggaattaTGGAGAGATTTCGTAAAATCGGGCGGGAATTCTTGGGAATTGGAAAGGAATTCTTGGGAATTGGAAAGGAATTCTTGGGAATTGGAAAGGAATTCTTGGGAATTGGAAAGGAATTCTGGGGAATTGGAAAGGAATTCTTGGGAATTGGAAAGGAATTCCATGGGAATTATAAAGGAATTCCATGGATTGAGCAGGAATTCCATGGAATTGGACAGGAATTCCATGGGAATTAAAGAGAAATTCCATGGAATTGGAAAAGAATTCCcgaaaattataaaaaaattccatggaaaTTAGAATCGAATTCCATGGATTGAACAGGAATTCCATGGGAATTATAAAGGAATTCCATGGAATTGAACAAGAATTCCAGGAAATTATAAAGGAATTCCATGCATTAAAcaagaattccatggaaaatacAAAGGAATTCCATAAAATTGAACAAGAATTCCatggaaattaaagagaaaTTCCATGGAATAAGACAAGAATTCCAAGAAATTAGAAACGAATTCCATGGATTAAACAGGAATTCTATGGAAATTATAAAGGAATTCCATGAAATTGGACAGGAATTCCATGGAGTTTTTGGGTTTGGGAGGTCCAAAATcagctgggaatggtgggaaaatccCAAAGGGGTTGAGTTCCATGGATTGAGCAGGAATTCCATGGAATTATAAAGGAATTCCATGGAATTGGACAGGAATTCCAGGAAATTATAAAGGAATTCCATGGATTGGACAAGAATTCCatggaaattaaagagaaaTTCCATGGAATTGTTGGAATTGGGAGGTCCAAAATcagctgggaatggtgggaaaatccCAAAGGGTGAATTCTGTGGGATTATAAAGGAATTCCATGGATTGAACAGGAATTCCATGGAATTATAAAGGAATTCCATGAAAATTGACAGGAATTCCATGGGAACTAAAAAGAAATTCCGTGGAACGAGACAAGAATTCCAGAAAATTATAAAGGAATTCCATGGAAATTAGAATCGAATTCCATGGATTGAACAGGAGTTCCATGGGAATTATAAAGGAATTCCATGGATTGAGCAGAAATTCCATGGGAATTATAAAGGAATTCCATGAAAATTGACAGGAATTCCATGGGAATTAAAGAGAAATTCCATGGAATTGGAAAAGAATTCCcgaaaattataaaaaaattccatggaaaTTAGAATCGAATTCCATGGACTGAACAGGAATTCCGTGGGAATTATAAAGGAATTCCATGAAATTGGACAGGAATTCTATGGGAATTATAGAGAAATTCCATGGAATTGGAAATGAATTCCaggaaattataaaaaaattccatggaaaTTAGAATCGAATTCCACGGATTGGAcaggaattccatggaaaatataaaggaattccatggaaattgacaggaattccatggaaattaaagagaaaTTCCATGGAATTGTTGGAATTGGGAGGTCCAAAATcagctgggaatggtgggaaaatccCAAAGGGTGAATTCTGTGGGATTATAAAGGAATTCCATGGATTGAACAGGAATTCCATGGAATTATAAAGGAATTCCATGAAAATTGACAGGAATTCCATGGGAATTAAAGAGAAATTCCATGGATTGAACAGGAATTCCACAGAAATTATAAAGGAATTCTGTGGAATTGGAcaggaattccatggaaaatataaaggaattccatgggaattgacaggaattccatggaaattaaaaagaaatttcataATATTGGACAGGAATTCCAGCAAATTATAAAGGAATTCCACAGGAATTAAAGAGAAATTCCATGGAATTCGAAAAGAATTCCAGGAAATTATAAAGAAATTCCATGGATTGGAcaggaattccatggaaaatacAAAGGAATTCCATGAAATTGAACAAGAATTCCatgaaaattaaaagagaaattctATGAAATTGGACAGGAATTCCATGGAATTGTTGGAATTGGGAGGTCCAGACTcagctgggaatggtgggaaaatccCAAAGGGTGAATTCTGGGGGATTATAAAGGAATTCCATGGATTGAGCTGGAATTCCATGGAATTATAAAGGAATTCCATGAAAATTGACAGGAATTCCATGGGAATTAAAGAGAAATTCCATGGATTGAACAGGAATTCCatggaaattaaagagaaaTTCCATGGAATTGGAAAGGAATTCCAGGAAATTATAAAGGAATTCCATGGATTGGACAAAAATTCAATGGGAATTAAAGAGAAATTTCATAAAATTGGACAGGAATTCCAGGAAATTATAAAGGAATTCCGAGAAATTATAAAGGAATTCCATGGAATTGGACAGGAATTCTATGGGAATTATAAAGGAATCCATGAAAATTGACAGGAATTCCATGAGAATTAAAGAGAAATTCCATGGAACGGGACAAGAATTCCAGAAAATTATAAAGGAATTCCATGGAAATTAGAATCGAATTCCATGGATTGAACAGGAATTCCATGGGAATTATAAAGGAATTCCATGGAATTGAAcaaaaattccaggaaattATAAAGGAATTCCATAGATTGAACAAGAATTCCatgaaaattaaaagagaaattctATGAAATTGGACAGGAATTCCATGGAATTGTTGGAATTGGGAGGTTCAAAATcagctgggaatggtgggaaaatccCAAAGGGTGAATTCTGTGGGATTATAAAGGAATTCCATGGATTGAGCTGGAATTCCATGGAATTATAAAGGAATTCCATGAAAATTGACAGGAATTCCATGGGAATTAAAGAGAAATTCCATGGATTGAACAGGAATTCCatggaaattaaagagaaaTTCCATGGAATTGGAAAGGAATTCCAGGAAATTATAAAGGAATTCCATGGATTGGACAAAAATTCAATGGGAATTAAAGAGAAATTTCATAAAATTGGACAGGAATTCCAGGAAATTATAAAGGAATTCCGAGAAATTATAAAGGAATTCCATGGAATTGAACAGGAATTCTATGGAATTATAAAGGAATTCCATGGAATTGGACAGGAATTCCATGGGAATTATAAAGGAATCCATGAAAATTGACAGGAATTCCATGGGAACTAAAAAGAAATTCCATGGAACGGGACAAGAATTCCAGAAAATTATAAAGGAATTCCATGGAAATTAGAATCGAATTCCATGGATTGAACAGGAATTCCATGGGAATTATAAAGGAATTCCATGGAATTGAACAAGAATTCCAGGAAATTATAAAGGAATTCCATGCATTAAAcaagaattccatggaaaatacAAAGGAATTCCATAAAATTGAACAAGAATTCCatggaaattaaagagaaaTTCCATGGAATAAGACAAGAATTCCAAGAAATTAGAAACGAATTCCATGGATTAAACAGGAATTCTATGGAAATTATAAAGGAATTCCATGAAATTGGACAGGAATTCCATGGAGTTTTTGGGTTTGGGAGGTCCAAAATcagctgggaatggtgggaaaatccCAAAGGGGTTGAGTTCCATGGATTGAGCAGGAATTCCATGCAATTATAAAGGAATTCCATAAAATTGGACAGGAATTCCATGGAAACTGAAGAGAAATTCCGTGGATTGAATTCTGTGGAATTATAAAGGAATTCCACGGATTGaaccaaaattccaaaaaattatAAAGGAATTCCACAGAAATTATAAGGGAATTCCATGGAAATTATAAAGGAATTCCACGAAATTGGGCAGAAATTCCATGGAATTCTCGGACAAAATGGGATGAAAAGAGCTGGAAATGATCTGGAAATGtgggaattcccgggaaaaGGTTGGGAATGAAGGGAttcctgggaaggggctgggaatgtgggaattcctgggaaaggggctgggaatGAAGGGATTtccaggaagggctgggaatgggggaattcctgggaaagggctgggaatgaaGGGATTtccaggaagggctgggaatgtgggaattcctgggaaagggTTGGGAATGAAGGGATTtccaggaagggctgggaatgggggaattcctgggaaagggTTGGGAATGAAGGGATTTCCAGGATAAAATGGGATGAAAAGAGCTGGAAATgggctgggaatgtgggaattccttgggaaaggggctgggaatGAAGGGATTTccaggaaggggctgggaatgtgggaattccttggaaaagggctgggaatgaAAGGATTTCCAGGATAAAATGGGATGAAAAGAGCTGGAAATGGGCTGGGAACGTGAGAATTCCTGGGAAAGGGTTGGGAATGAAGGGATTtccaggaagggctgggaatgggggaattcctgggaaagggTTGGGAATGAAGGGATTtccaggaagggctgggaatgtgggaattcctgggaaaggggctgggaatGAAGGGATTTccaggaaggggctgggaatgtgggaattcctgggaaaggggctgggaatGAAGGGATTTCCGGGATAAAATGGGATGAAAAGAGCTGGAAATGGGCTGGGAATGTGAGAATTCCTGGGAAAGGGTTGGGAATGAAAGGATTTccaggaaggggctgggaattccaggaagGGCCGGGAATGAAGGGAtgcctgggaaggggctgggaatgaAAAGattcccaggaagggctgggaatgcaGAGATCCCCGGGAAGGGGacgggaagggctgggaattccaggaagGGGCGGGAACAAAGGGatccctgggaagggctgggaattccgggaagGGGCCGGGAATGTGGAAtccccaggaagggctgggaatgtggaatccctgggaagggctgggaattccaggaaggggctgggaaCAAAGGGATCcccgggaagggctgggaatcccgggaaggggctgggaatgcAGGGATCCTTGGGAAGGCCCCGGGAAGGACTGGGAATGAAGGGATCcctggaaagggctgggaattccaggaaggggctgggaatgcAGGGATCcttgggaaagggctgggaatgaaGGGATCcccgggaagggctgggaatgaaGGGATCcctggaaagggctgggaattccaggaaggggctgggaatgcagggatccctgggaaagggctgggaatgaaGGGATCcctggaaagggctgggaattccaggaaggggctgggaatgcAGGGATCcttgggaaagggctgggaatgaaGGGATCcccgggaagggctgggaatccTGGGAAGGGACCGGGAACAGGGGATCTCCGGGAATGCGGGCTCCCCGGGAATGTGGGATCcccgggaagggctgggaatcccgggaagggctgggaatgctgggaatggcCTGGGGCTCCCTGGAACTCCCCGGGCAGGGCTGAGAATCCCGGGAATGGCCCAGGgctccctgggcagggctgggaatgccAGGAATGGCCCGGGGCTCTGGGAATGCCAGGAATGGCCCAGAGctcctgggaagggctgggaatccCCCCCGggagctccctgggcagggctgggaatgccaggaatggcctggggctccctgggcagggctgggaatgccAGGAATGGCCCGGGGCTCTGGGAATGCCAGGAATGGCCCAGAGctcctgggaagggctgggaatccCGGGAATGgcctggggctccctgggcagggctgggaatgccgggaatgGCCCGGGGCTctgggaatgccgggaatggcccagagctcctgggcagggctgggaatcccccccaggagctccctgggcagggctgggaatgccAGGAACGGCTCCCGGGCAGGGTGGGAATGCCAGGAATGGCTCCCGGGCAGGGTGGGAATGCCAGGAATGGCTCCCGGGGCAGGATGGGAATGCCAGGAATGGCTCCCGGGCAGGGTGGGAATGCCAGGAATGGCTCCCGGGCAGGGTGGGAATGCCAGGAACGGCTCCCGGGCAGGGTGGGAATGCCGGGAACGGCTCCTGGGCAGGGTGGGAATGCCAGGAACGGCTCCCGGGCAGGGTGGGAATGCCGGGAATGGCTCCCGGGGCAGGGTGGGAATGCCAGGAACGGCTCCCGGGCAGGGTGGGAATGCCGGGAATGGCTCCTGGGCAGGGTGGGAATGCCAGGAATGGCTCCTGGGCAGGATGGGAATcccccagggctccctgagcaggGTGGGAATGCCAGGAACGGCTCCTGGGCAGGGTGGGAATGCCGGGAACGGCTCCCGGGCAGGGTGGGAATGCCGGGAATGGCTCCTGGGCAGGGTGGGAATGCCGGGAATGGCTCCTGGGCAGGGTGGGAATGCCGGGAATGGCTCCTGGGCAGGATGGGAATcccccagggctccctgagcaggGTGGGAATGCCAGGAACGGCTCCTGGGCAGGGTGGGAATGCCGGGAATGGCtcccgggcagggctgggaatcccccggggctcccgggcagggctgggaatcccccggggctcccgggcagggctgggcatgcCGGGAATGGCTCCCGGGGCAGGATGGGAATGCCAGGAACGGCTCCCGGGCAGGGTGGGAATGCCGGGAACAGCTCCCGGGCAGGGTGGGAATGCCAGGAATGGCTCCCGGGGCAGGATGGGAATGCCAGGAATGGCTCCCGGGGCAGGATGGGAATGCCAGGAATGGCTCCCGGGCAGGGTGGGAATGCCGGGAATGGCTCCTGGGCAGGGTGGGAATGCCGGGAACGGCTCCCGGGCAGGGTGGGAATGCCAGGAATGGCTCCCGGGCAGGGCACTCACCGGGCACGGCGcggctcagcagcagctccagggttcCCCGGGGCTCGTGTTTGCCGTCCCGGAGCAGGCGGAAGACGCGGTGGCGCCGCGGGTGCAGccggggggcggccccggcccgggccaGCGGCACCGGCCAGCAGCGCTCCAGCTGCACCGAGCCCTGCGGGGCCGCACACGGACACTGGCACCGCGGGCAAGGAGGGCAacgggggcagcgggggcaATGGGGGCAACAGGGGCAATGGGGGCAAGGAGGGCAACGAGGGCAATGAGGGTAAGGAAGGCAACGAGGGCAAGGCGGGCAACGAGGGCAGGGAGGGTAACGGGGGAAACGGGGGCAAGCAAGGCAAGGAGGGCAAGGTGGGCAACGAGGGCAAGGTGGGCAAGGAAGGCAACGGGGGTAATGGGGGCAACGGCGGCAAGGAGGGCAAGGTGGGCAAGGAGGGCACGAGGGCAAGGAGAGcaaggagggcagggagggcagggagggcaagGTGGGAAATGAGGGCAAGGTGGGCAAGGTGGGCAAGGAGGGCAACGGGGGCAAGGAGGGCAACGGGGGCAAGGAGGGCAACGGGGGCAAGGGGGGCAAGGGGCAACGAGGGCAACGAGGGCAAGGTGAGCAAGGAGGGCAAGGAGGGCAAGGAGGGCAATGGGGGCAACGAGGGCAATGGGGGCAACGAGGGCAATGGGGGCAACGGGGGCAACGAGGGCAAGGCGGGCAACGGGGGCAACGAGGGTAACAGGGGAAATGGGGGCAACGAGGGCAATGGGGGCAAGGTGGGCAAGGAGGGCAAGGTGGGCAAGGAAGGCAACAGGGGTAATGGGGGCAACGGGGGCAAGGAGGGCAACGGGGGCAACGAGGGCAAGGGGGCAAAGAGGGCAAGGTTGGCAACGAGGGCAAGGAGGGCAACGAGGGCAAGGAGGGCAAGGGGGCAAAGAGGGCAAGGTTGGCAACGAGGGCAAGGAGGGCAACGAGGGCAAGGAGGGCAACGAGGGCAAGGAGGGCAATGGGGGTAGCGAGGGCAACGAGGGCAAGGTGAGCAAGGTGAGCAAGGAGGGCAACGAGGGCAAGGTGGGCAAGGAGGGCAAGGAGGGCAACAGGGGCAACAGGGGCAACGGGGGCAACGGGGGCAACGGGGGCAAGGAGGGCAAGGAGGGCAAGGAGGGCAAGGTGGGTAATGCGGGCAAGGAGGGCAAAGAGGGCAAGGTGGGCAACGAGGGCAACAAGGGCAAGGCGGCCACGGGGGCTATGGGGTCTTGGCGTTATGGGGTCTGGGGGCTATAGGGGTCTATAGGGTCTGGGGGCTATGGGGTGTGTGGGGCTCTAACGGGGGGCTATGGGGTCTGGGGGCTATGGGGTGTGTGGGGCTATAACGGGGGCTATGGGGTGTGTGGGGCTCTAACGGGGTCTATAGGGTCTGGGGGCTATGGGGTCTGGGGGCTATAACGGGGGCTTATAACGGGGGGTTATAACGGGGGGCTATGGGGTCTGGGGGCTATGGGGTGTGTGGGGCTCTAACAGGGGGCTATGGGGTCTGGGGGCTATGGGGTCTGGAGACTATAGGGGTCTATAGGGTCTGGGGGCTATGGGGTGTGTGAGGCTGCAACAGGGGGCTATGGGGCCTGGGGGCTATGGGGTTTGTGTGGGGCTCTAACGGGGGGctagggggtctgggggctctggggtgtGGGGCTATAGGGGTCtatggggtctgggggctttggGCTCTGGGGGTTGGGGTGTGTGGGGCTCTAACGGGGGGCTATGGGGTCTGGGGGCTATGGGGTGTGGGGCTATAGGGGTCtatggggtctgggggctttggGTTCTGGGGGCTATGGGGTGTGTGGGGCTCTAACGGGGGGCTATGGGGTGTGTGGGGCTCTAACGGGGGCTATGGGGTCTGGGGGCTATGGGGTGTGTGGGCCATAACGGGGGCTATGGGGGCCTACAGGGTCCGGGGGCTCCCATGGACCCTTACGGGCTCCCCAGGGCTCcgttgggggggttttgggccCGGCTCCCACTCcggccccgtcccgccgccTCCCGGTACCGCCCCTCGGGCCCAACCCTCCATCCCCGGGGTCTCTCCGCCCTCACCCTCTTCACGCTCAGGGCCCCTCCCGCCGCCCGTTACCGACCCCCCGGCGCCCCTCAGCCCTCCCCGCCGGTCTCCCCGGTCCCCCCGGCAGCCGCCGCCCTCACCAGGCCGTGGCTGAGGCTCAGGGCCCGGCTCAGCACCcgtcccgccgctcccggggccAACATggcggccccgctcccctcaCGGCGCTCGAGGACCCCGC containing:
- the MRPL9 gene encoding large ribosomal subunit protein bL9m, which produces MLAPGAAGRVLSRALSLSHGLGSVQLERCWPVPLARAGAAPRLHPRRHRVFRLLRDGKHEPRGTLELLLSRAVPGLGNRGDLVRVPKHRGRNRLLPQGAALYPSPTNLREHSE